In Gopherus flavomarginatus isolate rGopFla2 chromosome 5, rGopFla2.mat.asm, whole genome shotgun sequence, one DNA window encodes the following:
- the ATXN2L gene encoding ataxin-2-like protein isoform X3, translating into MGFLPWRKDQKFPTFGSRGATHHRGADVPGWRCRRRRRTELASPPRCPFSAPSTDSLCGGSPRGDRSERPSPAARARRSPTAARPPRAAPPLSRARPAGVDWGRAGAAMLKQPQPLPPQPPPGGPVPQAGPPPARKAPPPGAAPSPNGSLSPSGGAGRAATAAPSGGGGGGGTRGQSTGKGPPQSPVFEGVYNNSRMLHFLTAVVGSTCDVKVKNGSTFEGIFKTLSSKFELAVDAVHRKTPDQLVGPKREDIVDTMVFKPTDVMLVHFRNVDFNYATKDKFTDSAIAMNSKVNGEHKEKVLQRWEGGDSNSDDYDLESDMSNGWDPNEMFKFNEENYGVKTTYDSSLSSYTVPLEKDNSEEFRQREARAAQLAREIESSPQYRLRIAMENDDGRTEEEKHSSVQRQGKYVPLPQRVREGSRGGIRCSSSRGGRPGVGSMPPRGSAHHPDSNSSPAPEQRGINGGPSRMSPKSQRPIRGAKTMSSPSSRPVEVSVAPPAVGRMYPPRSPKSASATPASSQDSPVGSAVSAAPASPLEARTGLESSVSPNPPSPKVAAPVPVTAVEGKEAPTSVAKDPGRTLEATGSCELSKAANKAGLQNEQKRTQLEELRKFGAQFKLQPSSSPETSLESFSARPKEPLEGKEKSLEPGICEGPEEAPPVSMVPKPNGTSLELLPESGKEEKGLCEVAEQQATNPPGKGEPEDKEEGPVSEQVKKSTLNPNAKEFNPSKTLLSVNKSTSTPTSPGPRAHSTPSIPVITAGQTGMYSPQYISYIPQIHMSPAVQAPQMYPYPVSSSVPGQQGKYRGAKGSLPPQRSDQHQPTSAPPIMQAAAAAGPPLVAATPYSSYISYNPQQFTGQPTMMQPMAHYPSQPVFAPMLQSNPRMMTSGSHPQAIVSSSTPQYPPSEQPTPQTLYATVHQSYPHHATQLHPHQPQPATTPTGNQQQAQHAAPSPVQHQAGQPPHLASAQQQQNLYHTATLTATPPSITPGPSAQSPQSSFPQQAVYAIHAHQQLQHSYTNMAHVTQAHVQTGITAAPPPHPGAPHPPQVMLLHPTQTHGGPPPRWRATERGAHSLSLHTISIHLYRTPSSLTHPSSSHSTPLEIEASIPDCELNSQRRPLPGIRFAPSAPLRVPWPGSLPLTVPQQGAGLYQAPFLLACEARSSKSHLPLAPGAAKVLFSIIYNSNRAVK; encoded by the exons ATGGGCTTCTTACCCTGGCGGAAGGATCAAAAATTTCCCACCTTTGGATCACGTGGTGCGACTCATCACCGCGGTGCGGATGTGCCCGGCTGGCGGTGCCGTCGGCGCAGGCGCACTGAGCTGGCTTCGCCGCCGCGCTGCCCCTTCTCCGCTCCGTCCACAGACTCATTGTGCGGAGGGAGCCCTCGAGGAGACCGCTCCGAACGCCCCTCCCCCGCGGCCCGCGCGCGCCGCTCGCCAACGGCCGCCCGACCGCCTCGCGCCGCCCCGCCTCTCTCGCGCGCGCGCCCCGCCGGGGTTGACTGGGGCCGCGCCGGCGCCGCCATGTTGAAGCAGCCGCAGCCGCTGCCCCCGcagccccccccgggcggccccgTGCCCCAGGCCGGACCCCCGCCCGCCCGCAAGGCCCCCCCGCCGGGGGCCGCCCCCAGCCCCAACGGCAGCCTCAGCCCCagcggcggggcggggcgggccgCGACGGCGGCCCCGAGcgggggaggcggcggcggcggcaccAG GGGACAGAGCACAGGCAAGGGACCTCCCCAGTCTCCA gtgttTGAAGGAGTCTATAACAATTCTCGAATGCTGCATTTCCTGACGGCTGTTGTG GGCTCCACGTGTGATGTGAAGGTGAAAAATGGCAGCACCTTTGAGGGGATTTTTAAAACCCTCAGCTCTAAG TTCGAGCTTGCTGTGGATGCGGTGCACAGGAAGACCCCAGATCAGCTGGTGGGACCTAAGCGGGAGGACATTGTGGACACCATGGTCTTCAAGCCCACTGATGTCATGCTGGTGCATTTCCgtaatgttgatttcaattacgcCACCAAAG ACAAGTTCACGGACTCTGCCATCGCCATGAACTCCAAGGTTAATGGGGAGCACAAAGAgaaggtgctgcagcgctgggaaggaggggacagCAACAGTGATGACTATGACCTGGAATCTGACATG TCTAATGGCTGGGATCCCAATGAGATGTTCAAGTTTAATGAAGAGAACTATGGCGTGAAGACAACGTACGACAGCAGTTTGTCCTCCTACAC CGTTCCTCTAGAGAAAGATAACTCGGAGGAGTTCCGGCAGCGGGAAGCCCGGGCAGCCCAGTTGGCCCGGGAGATTGAGTCGAGCCCCCAGTACCGCCTGCGCATTGCCATGGAGAATGACGACGGCCggacggaggaggagaagcacaGCTCTGTGCAGAGGCAG GGCAAGTATGTCCCGCTACCACAGCGCGTCAGAGAGGGCTCGCGAGGAGGCATCCGGTGCAGCAGCTCCCGGGGTGGGAGGCCAGGAGTGGGGTCCATGCCTCCCCGGGGCAGTGCGCACCATCCAGACAGCAACTCTAGTCCCGCCCCGGAGCAGCGAGGGATCAATGGAG GACCCTCCCGAATGTCTCCGAAGTCCCAGCGTCCCATCCGGGGTGCCAAGACCATGTCTTCCCCATCAAGCCGCCCTGTGGAGGTCTCAGTAGCTCCCCCTGCAG TGGGCCGCATGTACCCTCCTCGCTCTCCCAAGTCTGCCTCAGCCACTCCAGCCTCTTCCCAGGATTCTCCGGTGGGCTCTGCCGTGTCAGCAGCACCCGCATCCCCATTGGAGGCCAGAACTGGCCTGGAGTCAAGTGTTTCCCCAAACCCTCCTTCTCCCAAAGTAGCCGCCCCCGTGCCGGTCACTGCTGTTGAGG GGAAAGAGGCTCCCACATCTGTGGCTAAAGATCCTGGCAGAACCTTGGAAGCAACGGGGTCCTGTGAACTCAGCAAGGCAGCTAACAAAG CAGGGCTGCAGAATGAGCAGAAGCGGACCCAGCTGGAGGAGCTGCGCAAGTTTGGGGCCCAGTTCAAG CTCCAGCCGAGCAGTTCCCCAGAGACCAGCCTGGAGTCCTTCAGTGCCAGGCCCAAGGAGCCTCTGGAGGGCAAGGAGAAGTCCCTTGAGCCAGGCATCTGCGAGGGGCCCGAGGAGGCTCCCCCTGTGAGCATGGTGCCAAAGCCCAACGGGACCAGCCTGGAGCTGCTGCCGGAGAGTGGCAAAGAGGAGAAGGGGCTGTGTGAGGTGGCCGAGCAGCAGGCGACCAACCCCCCAGGCAAGGGCGAGCCCGAGGACAAAGAGGAGGGGCCTGTGTCTGA GCAAGTGAAGAAATCGACTCTGAATCCCAATGCCAAGGAGTTCAACCCCTCGAAAACGCTGCTTTCCGTG AACAAGTCGACGAGCACCCCCACGTCACCGGGCCCTCGTGCCCATTCCACTCCCTCCATCCCAGTGATCACGGCTGGCCAGACGGGCATGTACAGCCCCCAGTACATTTCCTACATACCTCAGATCCACATGAGCCCTGCCGTCCAG GCGCCCCAGATGtacccctaccctgtctccagctctgtgcctggccagcagggcaAGTACCGAGGGGCCAAAG GTTCCCTACCGCCCCAGCGCTCAGACCAGCATCAGCCAACATCCGCACCCCCCATTATGCAGGCAGCAGCGGCGGCAGGGCCCCCCCTGGTAGCAGCTACACCCTACTCCTCCTACATTTCCTATAACCCCCAGCAGTTCACGGGGCAGCCCACCATGATGCAGCCTATGGCGCACTACCCTTCTCAG CCTGTATTTGCCCCGATGCTCCAGAGCAATCCCCGCATGATGACATCTGGCAGCCACCCCCAGGCCATTGTGTCGTCCTCCACGCCCCAGTACCCCCCCTCGGAGCAGCCCACGCCCCAGACGCTCTATG CTACAGTTCATCAGTCCTATCCCCACCATGCGACACAGCTGCACCCCCACCAGCCTCAGCCAGCCACCACCCCGACAGGGAACCAACAGCAGGCCCAgcatgctgcccccagccccgtaCAG CACCAGGCTGGGCAGCCGCCCCACCTGGCCagtgcccagcagcagcagaacctgTACCACACAGCCACGCTGACGGCCACGCCGCCCTCCATCACGCCAGGGCCCAGTGCCCAGTCCCCCCAGAGCAGCTTCCCACAGCAGGCTGTCTACGCCATCCACGCCcaccagcagctgcagcacagctaCACCAACATGGCCCACGTCACCCAG GCCCATGTCCAGACTGGAATAACAGCAGCACCGcccccccaccctggggcacCTCATCCCCCCCAGGTCATGCTGCTTCACCCCACGCAGACCCATGGGGGGCCCCCCCCAAGGTGGcgtgccacagagcggggtgccCACTCTCTCAGCCTCCACACCATCTCCATACACCTATATAGGACACCATCAAG TCTCACccatcccagcagctcccattccaCCCCCCTGGAAATTGAAGCCTCGATTCCTGACTGTGAACTGAACTCCCAGCGCCGGCCCCTGCCCGGGATCCGGTTTGCTCCTTCTGCCCCCTTGCGTGTGCCCTGGCCTGGCAGCCTGCCCCTAACAGTGCcacagcagggggcggggctttaCCAAGCACCTTTTTTGTTGGCTTGCGAAGCGCGCAGCAGCAAGAGCCACCTGCccctggctcctggagctgccaaggttttattttctattatttATAACTCCAATCGGGCTGTTAAATAG
- the ATXN2L gene encoding ataxin-2-like protein isoform X1, producing the protein MGFLPWRKDQKFPTFGSRGATHHRGADVPGWRCRRRRRTELASPPRCPFSAPSTDSLCGGSPRGDRSERPSPAARARRSPTAARPPRAAPPLSRARPAGVDWGRAGAAMLKQPQPLPPQPPPGGPVPQAGPPPARKAPPPGAAPSPNGSLSPSGGAGRAATAAPSGGGGGGGTRGQSTGKGPPQSPVFEGVYNNSRMLHFLTAVVGSTCDVKVKNGSTFEGIFKTLSSKFELAVDAVHRKTPDQLVGPKREDIVDTMVFKPTDVMLVHFRNVDFNYATKDKFTDSAIAMNSKVNGEHKEKVLQRWEGGDSNSDDYDLESDMSNGWDPNEMFKFNEENYGVKTTYDSSLSSYTVPLEKDNSEEFRQREARAAQLAREIESSPQYRLRIAMENDDGRTEEEKHSSVQRQVSGRDSPSLASREGKYVPLPQRVREGSRGGIRCSSSRGGRPGVGSMPPRGSAHHPDSNSSPAPEQRGINGGPSRMSPKSQRPIRGAKTMSSPSSRPVEVSVAPPAVGRMYPPRSPKSASATPASSQDSPVGSAVSAAPASPLEARTGLESSVSPNPPSPKVAAPVPVTAVEGKEAPTSVAKDPGRTLEATGSCELSKAANKAGLQNEQKRTQLEELRKFGAQFKLQPSSSPETSLESFSARPKEPLEGKEKSLEPGICEGPEEAPPVSMVPKPNGTSLELLPESGKEEKGLCEVAEQQATNPPGKGEPEDKEEGPVSEQVKKSTLNPNAKEFNPSKTLLSVNKSTSTPTSPGPRAHSTPSIPVITAGQTGMYSPQYISYIPQIHMSPAVQAPQMYPYPVSSSVPGQQGKYRGAKGSLPPQRSDQHQPTSAPPIMQAAAAAGPPLVAATPYSSYISYNPQQFTGQPTMMQPMAHYPSQPVFAPMLQSNPRMMTSGSHPQAIVSSSTPQYPPSEQPTPQTLYATVHQSYPHHATQLHPHQPQPATTPTGNQQQAQHAAPSPVQHQAGQPPHLASAQQQQNLYHTATLTATPPSITPGPSAQSPQSSFPQQAVYAIHAHQQLQHSYTNMAHVTQAHVQTGITAAPPPHPGAPHPPQVMLLHPTQTHGGPPPRWRATERGAHSLSLHTISIHLYRTPSSLTHPSSSHSTPLEIEASIPDCELNSQRRPLPGIRFAPSAPLRVPWPGSLPLTVPQQGAGLYQAPFLLACEARSSKSHLPLAPGAAKVLFSIIYNSNRAVK; encoded by the exons ATGGGCTTCTTACCCTGGCGGAAGGATCAAAAATTTCCCACCTTTGGATCACGTGGTGCGACTCATCACCGCGGTGCGGATGTGCCCGGCTGGCGGTGCCGTCGGCGCAGGCGCACTGAGCTGGCTTCGCCGCCGCGCTGCCCCTTCTCCGCTCCGTCCACAGACTCATTGTGCGGAGGGAGCCCTCGAGGAGACCGCTCCGAACGCCCCTCCCCCGCGGCCCGCGCGCGCCGCTCGCCAACGGCCGCCCGACCGCCTCGCGCCGCCCCGCCTCTCTCGCGCGCGCGCCCCGCCGGGGTTGACTGGGGCCGCGCCGGCGCCGCCATGTTGAAGCAGCCGCAGCCGCTGCCCCCGcagccccccccgggcggccccgTGCCCCAGGCCGGACCCCCGCCCGCCCGCAAGGCCCCCCCGCCGGGGGCCGCCCCCAGCCCCAACGGCAGCCTCAGCCCCagcggcggggcggggcgggccgCGACGGCGGCCCCGAGcgggggaggcggcggcggcggcaccAG GGGACAGAGCACAGGCAAGGGACCTCCCCAGTCTCCA gtgttTGAAGGAGTCTATAACAATTCTCGAATGCTGCATTTCCTGACGGCTGTTGTG GGCTCCACGTGTGATGTGAAGGTGAAAAATGGCAGCACCTTTGAGGGGATTTTTAAAACCCTCAGCTCTAAG TTCGAGCTTGCTGTGGATGCGGTGCACAGGAAGACCCCAGATCAGCTGGTGGGACCTAAGCGGGAGGACATTGTGGACACCATGGTCTTCAAGCCCACTGATGTCATGCTGGTGCATTTCCgtaatgttgatttcaattacgcCACCAAAG ACAAGTTCACGGACTCTGCCATCGCCATGAACTCCAAGGTTAATGGGGAGCACAAAGAgaaggtgctgcagcgctgggaaggaggggacagCAACAGTGATGACTATGACCTGGAATCTGACATG TCTAATGGCTGGGATCCCAATGAGATGTTCAAGTTTAATGAAGAGAACTATGGCGTGAAGACAACGTACGACAGCAGTTTGTCCTCCTACAC CGTTCCTCTAGAGAAAGATAACTCGGAGGAGTTCCGGCAGCGGGAAGCCCGGGCAGCCCAGTTGGCCCGGGAGATTGAGTCGAGCCCCCAGTACCGCCTGCGCATTGCCATGGAGAATGACGACGGCCggacggaggaggagaagcacaGCTCTGTGCAGAGGCAGGTGTCTGGCAGGGATAGCCCCAGCTTGGCCTCCAG GGAGGGCAAGTATGTCCCGCTACCACAGCGCGTCAGAGAGGGCTCGCGAGGAGGCATCCGGTGCAGCAGCTCCCGGGGTGGGAGGCCAGGAGTGGGGTCCATGCCTCCCCGGGGCAGTGCGCACCATCCAGACAGCAACTCTAGTCCCGCCCCGGAGCAGCGAGGGATCAATGGAG GACCCTCCCGAATGTCTCCGAAGTCCCAGCGTCCCATCCGGGGTGCCAAGACCATGTCTTCCCCATCAAGCCGCCCTGTGGAGGTCTCAGTAGCTCCCCCTGCAG TGGGCCGCATGTACCCTCCTCGCTCTCCCAAGTCTGCCTCAGCCACTCCAGCCTCTTCCCAGGATTCTCCGGTGGGCTCTGCCGTGTCAGCAGCACCCGCATCCCCATTGGAGGCCAGAACTGGCCTGGAGTCAAGTGTTTCCCCAAACCCTCCTTCTCCCAAAGTAGCCGCCCCCGTGCCGGTCACTGCTGTTGAGG GGAAAGAGGCTCCCACATCTGTGGCTAAAGATCCTGGCAGAACCTTGGAAGCAACGGGGTCCTGTGAACTCAGCAAGGCAGCTAACAAAG CAGGGCTGCAGAATGAGCAGAAGCGGACCCAGCTGGAGGAGCTGCGCAAGTTTGGGGCCCAGTTCAAG CTCCAGCCGAGCAGTTCCCCAGAGACCAGCCTGGAGTCCTTCAGTGCCAGGCCCAAGGAGCCTCTGGAGGGCAAGGAGAAGTCCCTTGAGCCAGGCATCTGCGAGGGGCCCGAGGAGGCTCCCCCTGTGAGCATGGTGCCAAAGCCCAACGGGACCAGCCTGGAGCTGCTGCCGGAGAGTGGCAAAGAGGAGAAGGGGCTGTGTGAGGTGGCCGAGCAGCAGGCGACCAACCCCCCAGGCAAGGGCGAGCCCGAGGACAAAGAGGAGGGGCCTGTGTCTGA GCAAGTGAAGAAATCGACTCTGAATCCCAATGCCAAGGAGTTCAACCCCTCGAAAACGCTGCTTTCCGTG AACAAGTCGACGAGCACCCCCACGTCACCGGGCCCTCGTGCCCATTCCACTCCCTCCATCCCAGTGATCACGGCTGGCCAGACGGGCATGTACAGCCCCCAGTACATTTCCTACATACCTCAGATCCACATGAGCCCTGCCGTCCAG GCGCCCCAGATGtacccctaccctgtctccagctctgtgcctggccagcagggcaAGTACCGAGGGGCCAAAG GTTCCCTACCGCCCCAGCGCTCAGACCAGCATCAGCCAACATCCGCACCCCCCATTATGCAGGCAGCAGCGGCGGCAGGGCCCCCCCTGGTAGCAGCTACACCCTACTCCTCCTACATTTCCTATAACCCCCAGCAGTTCACGGGGCAGCCCACCATGATGCAGCCTATGGCGCACTACCCTTCTCAG CCTGTATTTGCCCCGATGCTCCAGAGCAATCCCCGCATGATGACATCTGGCAGCCACCCCCAGGCCATTGTGTCGTCCTCCACGCCCCAGTACCCCCCCTCGGAGCAGCCCACGCCCCAGACGCTCTATG CTACAGTTCATCAGTCCTATCCCCACCATGCGACACAGCTGCACCCCCACCAGCCTCAGCCAGCCACCACCCCGACAGGGAACCAACAGCAGGCCCAgcatgctgcccccagccccgtaCAG CACCAGGCTGGGCAGCCGCCCCACCTGGCCagtgcccagcagcagcagaacctgTACCACACAGCCACGCTGACGGCCACGCCGCCCTCCATCACGCCAGGGCCCAGTGCCCAGTCCCCCCAGAGCAGCTTCCCACAGCAGGCTGTCTACGCCATCCACGCCcaccagcagctgcagcacagctaCACCAACATGGCCCACGTCACCCAG GCCCATGTCCAGACTGGAATAACAGCAGCACCGcccccccaccctggggcacCTCATCCCCCCCAGGTCATGCTGCTTCACCCCACGCAGACCCATGGGGGGCCCCCCCCAAGGTGGcgtgccacagagcggggtgccCACTCTCTCAGCCTCCACACCATCTCCATACACCTATATAGGACACCATCAAG TCTCACccatcccagcagctcccattccaCCCCCCTGGAAATTGAAGCCTCGATTCCTGACTGTGAACTGAACTCCCAGCGCCGGCCCCTGCCCGGGATCCGGTTTGCTCCTTCTGCCCCCTTGCGTGTGCCCTGGCCTGGCAGCCTGCCCCTAACAGTGCcacagcagggggcggggctttaCCAAGCACCTTTTTTGTTGGCTTGCGAAGCGCGCAGCAGCAAGAGCCACCTGCccctggctcctggagctgccaaggttttattttctattatttATAACTCCAATCGGGCTGTTAAATAG
- the ATXN2L gene encoding ataxin-2-like protein isoform X2 encodes MGFLPWRKDQKFPTFGSRGATHHRGADVPGWRCRRRRRTELASPPRCPFSAPSTDSLCGGSPRGDRSERPSPAARARRSPTAARPPRAAPPLSRARPAGVDWGRAGAAMLKQPQPLPPQPPPGGPVPQAGPPPARKAPPPGAAPSPNGSLSPSGGAGRAATAAPSGGGGGGGTRGQSTGKGPPQSPVFEGVYNNSRMLHFLTAVVGSTCDVKVKNGSTFEGIFKTLSSKFELAVDAVHRKTPDQLVGPKREDIVDTMVFKPTDVMLVHFRNVDFNYATKDKFTDSAIAMNSKVNGEHKEKVLQRWEGGDSNSDDYDLESDMSNGWDPNEMFKFNEENYGVKTTYDSSLSSYTVPLEKDNSEEFRQREARAAQLAREIESSPQYRLRIAMENDDGRTEEEKHSSVQRQVSGRDSPSLASREGKYVPLPQRVREGSRGGIRCSSSRGGRPGVGSMPPRGSAHHPDSNSSPAPEQRGINGGPSRMSPKSQRPIRGAKTMSSPSSRPVEVSVAPPAVGRMYPPRSPKSASATPASSQDSPVGSAVSAAPASPLEARTGLESSVSPNPPSPKVAAPVPVTAVEGKEAPTSVAKDPGRTLEATGSCELSKAANKGLQNEQKRTQLEELRKFGAQFKLQPSSSPETSLESFSARPKEPLEGKEKSLEPGICEGPEEAPPVSMVPKPNGTSLELLPESGKEEKGLCEVAEQQATNPPGKGEPEDKEEGPVSEQVKKSTLNPNAKEFNPSKTLLSVNKSTSTPTSPGPRAHSTPSIPVITAGQTGMYSPQYISYIPQIHMSPAVQAPQMYPYPVSSSVPGQQGKYRGAKGSLPPQRSDQHQPTSAPPIMQAAAAAGPPLVAATPYSSYISYNPQQFTGQPTMMQPMAHYPSQPVFAPMLQSNPRMMTSGSHPQAIVSSSTPQYPPSEQPTPQTLYATVHQSYPHHATQLHPHQPQPATTPTGNQQQAQHAAPSPVQHQAGQPPHLASAQQQQNLYHTATLTATPPSITPGPSAQSPQSSFPQQAVYAIHAHQQLQHSYTNMAHVTQAHVQTGITAAPPPHPGAPHPPQVMLLHPTQTHGGPPPRWRATERGAHSLSLHTISIHLYRTPSSLTHPSSSHSTPLEIEASIPDCELNSQRRPLPGIRFAPSAPLRVPWPGSLPLTVPQQGAGLYQAPFLLACEARSSKSHLPLAPGAAKVLFSIIYNSNRAVK; translated from the exons ATGGGCTTCTTACCCTGGCGGAAGGATCAAAAATTTCCCACCTTTGGATCACGTGGTGCGACTCATCACCGCGGTGCGGATGTGCCCGGCTGGCGGTGCCGTCGGCGCAGGCGCACTGAGCTGGCTTCGCCGCCGCGCTGCCCCTTCTCCGCTCCGTCCACAGACTCATTGTGCGGAGGGAGCCCTCGAGGAGACCGCTCCGAACGCCCCTCCCCCGCGGCCCGCGCGCGCCGCTCGCCAACGGCCGCCCGACCGCCTCGCGCCGCCCCGCCTCTCTCGCGCGCGCGCCCCGCCGGGGTTGACTGGGGCCGCGCCGGCGCCGCCATGTTGAAGCAGCCGCAGCCGCTGCCCCCGcagccccccccgggcggccccgTGCCCCAGGCCGGACCCCCGCCCGCCCGCAAGGCCCCCCCGCCGGGGGCCGCCCCCAGCCCCAACGGCAGCCTCAGCCCCagcggcggggcggggcgggccgCGACGGCGGCCCCGAGcgggggaggcggcggcggcggcaccAG GGGACAGAGCACAGGCAAGGGACCTCCCCAGTCTCCA gtgttTGAAGGAGTCTATAACAATTCTCGAATGCTGCATTTCCTGACGGCTGTTGTG GGCTCCACGTGTGATGTGAAGGTGAAAAATGGCAGCACCTTTGAGGGGATTTTTAAAACCCTCAGCTCTAAG TTCGAGCTTGCTGTGGATGCGGTGCACAGGAAGACCCCAGATCAGCTGGTGGGACCTAAGCGGGAGGACATTGTGGACACCATGGTCTTCAAGCCCACTGATGTCATGCTGGTGCATTTCCgtaatgttgatttcaattacgcCACCAAAG ACAAGTTCACGGACTCTGCCATCGCCATGAACTCCAAGGTTAATGGGGAGCACAAAGAgaaggtgctgcagcgctgggaaggaggggacagCAACAGTGATGACTATGACCTGGAATCTGACATG TCTAATGGCTGGGATCCCAATGAGATGTTCAAGTTTAATGAAGAGAACTATGGCGTGAAGACAACGTACGACAGCAGTTTGTCCTCCTACAC CGTTCCTCTAGAGAAAGATAACTCGGAGGAGTTCCGGCAGCGGGAAGCCCGGGCAGCCCAGTTGGCCCGGGAGATTGAGTCGAGCCCCCAGTACCGCCTGCGCATTGCCATGGAGAATGACGACGGCCggacggaggaggagaagcacaGCTCTGTGCAGAGGCAGGTGTCTGGCAGGGATAGCCCCAGCTTGGCCTCCAG GGAGGGCAAGTATGTCCCGCTACCACAGCGCGTCAGAGAGGGCTCGCGAGGAGGCATCCGGTGCAGCAGCTCCCGGGGTGGGAGGCCAGGAGTGGGGTCCATGCCTCCCCGGGGCAGTGCGCACCATCCAGACAGCAACTCTAGTCCCGCCCCGGAGCAGCGAGGGATCAATGGAG GACCCTCCCGAATGTCTCCGAAGTCCCAGCGTCCCATCCGGGGTGCCAAGACCATGTCTTCCCCATCAAGCCGCCCTGTGGAGGTCTCAGTAGCTCCCCCTGCAG TGGGCCGCATGTACCCTCCTCGCTCTCCCAAGTCTGCCTCAGCCACTCCAGCCTCTTCCCAGGATTCTCCGGTGGGCTCTGCCGTGTCAGCAGCACCCGCATCCCCATTGGAGGCCAGAACTGGCCTGGAGTCAAGTGTTTCCCCAAACCCTCCTTCTCCCAAAGTAGCCGCCCCCGTGCCGGTCACTGCTGTTGAGG GGAAAGAGGCTCCCACATCTGTGGCTAAAGATCCTGGCAGAACCTTGGAAGCAACGGGGTCCTGTGAACTCAGCAAGGCAGCTAACAAAG GGCTGCAGAATGAGCAGAAGCGGACCCAGCTGGAGGAGCTGCGCAAGTTTGGGGCCCAGTTCAAG CTCCAGCCGAGCAGTTCCCCAGAGACCAGCCTGGAGTCCTTCAGTGCCAGGCCCAAGGAGCCTCTGGAGGGCAAGGAGAAGTCCCTTGAGCCAGGCATCTGCGAGGGGCCCGAGGAGGCTCCCCCTGTGAGCATGGTGCCAAAGCCCAACGGGACCAGCCTGGAGCTGCTGCCGGAGAGTGGCAAAGAGGAGAAGGGGCTGTGTGAGGTGGCCGAGCAGCAGGCGACCAACCCCCCAGGCAAGGGCGAGCCCGAGGACAAAGAGGAGGGGCCTGTGTCTGA GCAAGTGAAGAAATCGACTCTGAATCCCAATGCCAAGGAGTTCAACCCCTCGAAAACGCTGCTTTCCGTG AACAAGTCGACGAGCACCCCCACGTCACCGGGCCCTCGTGCCCATTCCACTCCCTCCATCCCAGTGATCACGGCTGGCCAGACGGGCATGTACAGCCCCCAGTACATTTCCTACATACCTCAGATCCACATGAGCCCTGCCGTCCAG GCGCCCCAGATGtacccctaccctgtctccagctctgtgcctggccagcagggcaAGTACCGAGGGGCCAAAG GTTCCCTACCGCCCCAGCGCTCAGACCAGCATCAGCCAACATCCGCACCCCCCATTATGCAGGCAGCAGCGGCGGCAGGGCCCCCCCTGGTAGCAGCTACACCCTACTCCTCCTACATTTCCTATAACCCCCAGCAGTTCACGGGGCAGCCCACCATGATGCAGCCTATGGCGCACTACCCTTCTCAG CCTGTATTTGCCCCGATGCTCCAGAGCAATCCCCGCATGATGACATCTGGCAGCCACCCCCAGGCCATTGTGTCGTCCTCCACGCCCCAGTACCCCCCCTCGGAGCAGCCCACGCCCCAGACGCTCTATG CTACAGTTCATCAGTCCTATCCCCACCATGCGACACAGCTGCACCCCCACCAGCCTCAGCCAGCCACCACCCCGACAGGGAACCAACAGCAGGCCCAgcatgctgcccccagccccgtaCAG CACCAGGCTGGGCAGCCGCCCCACCTGGCCagtgcccagcagcagcagaacctgTACCACACAGCCACGCTGACGGCCACGCCGCCCTCCATCACGCCAGGGCCCAGTGCCCAGTCCCCCCAGAGCAGCTTCCCACAGCAGGCTGTCTACGCCATCCACGCCcaccagcagctgcagcacagctaCACCAACATGGCCCACGTCACCCAG GCCCATGTCCAGACTGGAATAACAGCAGCACCGcccccccaccctggggcacCTCATCCCCCCCAGGTCATGCTGCTTCACCCCACGCAGACCCATGGGGGGCCCCCCCCAAGGTGGcgtgccacagagcggggtgccCACTCTCTCAGCCTCCACACCATCTCCATACACCTATATAGGACACCATCAAG TCTCACccatcccagcagctcccattccaCCCCCCTGGAAATTGAAGCCTCGATTCCTGACTGTGAACTGAACTCCCAGCGCCGGCCCCTGCCCGGGATCCGGTTTGCTCCTTCTGCCCCCTTGCGTGTGCCCTGGCCTGGCAGCCTGCCCCTAACAGTGCcacagcagggggcggggctttaCCAAGCACCTTTTTTGTTGGCTTGCGAAGCGCGCAGCAGCAAGAGCCACCTGCccctggctcctggagctgccaaggttttattttctattatttATAACTCCAATCGGGCTGTTAAATAG